The nucleotide sequence GCCCAACATATCCCATACCCATGATGAGAATATCACTCATGAGAGCGCCTCTGTCTGCTTAAGGTAAGGCATGTACTCAGATCCTATAATCGCATTTTCGATCAGGGAATCTTCTCGAACCACATTTTCCGTAATAATACTGTCGCGAACAATACAACGATCCAAGCAAACGTGAGCCCCAATCGAAGCATGAGGACCAATCGTACAATTGTTCAATACTGCACTTTCATCGATAACGACAGGTACGATAATCCGATTGCCTCTTGAGTCTAAAAATTCATTTCGCCCTTCTATTCGATATAAGCGATCGAGCACCCATTGATTAGCCTGTAACCATCTATCAGGTCTGCCTACATCCGTATGCATCTGATAGGTTACTTCATAGGTAAGCGGGTACCCCTTATTCACTAACCACTTCAGCGCATCTATAATTTCGTACTCCCCACGCTCTGAAGGCACAATTTCATTGACCGCTTCAAAAACTCGCGAACTAAAAGCATATGCCCCTAACACCGCTAAGTTGGACTTCGGTTGACGAGGTTTTTCCTCTAAGCTGATAATCCGATTACGTTCAACTTCTGCGATCCCATATTCGTGTGGATTTGACACCTCACCTAGCAGAATGGAAGCGTCATAGTGGTGAAAGTCAATTGCATCTTTCAACTGTGCGAGCGAATGTTCGATCATATTGTCACCCAGCAACAGCATAAAAGAATCTTTCTCAATAAAATCAGCGGCATGCTTTACAGCGTCTGCTATACCCTTCGGATAGCGCTGCTCCACATAATGAATGCACACACCCCATCGATCACCAGTAC is from Candidatus Cohnella colombiensis and encodes:
- a CDS encoding sugar phosphate nucleotidyltransferase, which codes for MKGLILGAGNGTRLEPFSLKKPKVLLPVTNKPIVHYCIEKLVQLGIQEIGIVIKPAFRQMFMEQVGTGDRWGVCIHYVEQRYPKGIADAVKHAADFIEKDSFMLLLGDNMIEHSLAQLKDAIDFHHYDASILLGEVSNPHEYGIAEVERNRIISLEEKPRQPKSNLAVLGAYAFSSRVFEAVNEIVPSERGEYEIIDALKWLVNKGYPLTYEVTYQMHTDVGRPDRWLQANQWVLDRLYRIEGRNEFLDSRGNRIIVPVVIDESAVLNNCTIGPHASIGAHVCLDRCIVRDSIITENVVREDSLIENAIIGSEYMPYLKQTEALS